The Microbacter sp. GSS18 genome has a segment encoding these proteins:
- a CDS encoding HAD-IA family hydrolase: protein MSADVMPDLSTFDAVLFDLDGVLTPTAVVHMHAWQSMFEELFAQWDISPAYTERDYFDYLDGKKRYDGVASLLRSRDVEVPWGHPSDLPSEDTVCGIGNRKNAVFERVLRDEGIAPYPGSLDLLDKLAAAGTPVAVVSSSKNALEVLASAGISDRFALVMDGVIAERDSLASKPAPDVFVEAARMLGVDPGRSAAVEDALSGVASAAAGGFALVVGVDRGVGAHVLEDAGAHLVVDDLAELVPAVGTGERGAYGAATDGEATA, encoded by the coding sequence GTGTCCGCTGACGTGATGCCCGACCTGTCCACGTTCGACGCCGTCCTGTTCGATCTGGACGGTGTGCTCACCCCGACCGCCGTGGTGCACATGCACGCGTGGCAGTCGATGTTCGAGGAGCTGTTCGCGCAGTGGGACATCAGCCCCGCGTACACCGAACGGGACTACTTCGACTACCTCGACGGCAAGAAGCGGTACGACGGCGTGGCGAGTCTGCTGCGGTCCCGCGACGTCGAGGTGCCGTGGGGTCACCCGTCGGACCTGCCGTCCGAGGACACCGTGTGCGGCATCGGCAACCGCAAGAACGCCGTCTTCGAGCGCGTGCTGCGCGACGAAGGCATCGCCCCGTACCCGGGCTCGCTCGACCTGCTCGACAAGCTCGCCGCCGCCGGCACGCCCGTCGCGGTCGTCTCCAGCTCGAAGAACGCGCTCGAGGTGCTCGCGTCCGCGGGCATCAGCGACCGCTTCGCGCTCGTGATGGACGGCGTCATCGCCGAGCGCGACAGCCTCGCCAGCAAGCCCGCCCCGGACGTCTTCGTCGAGGCGGCGCGCATGCTCGGCGTGGATCCGGGACGCTCGGCCGCGGTCGAGGACGCGCTCAGCGGCGTCGCGTCGGCGGCCGCGGGCGGTTTCGCGCTCGTCGTCGGCGTCGACCGCGGCGTCGGCGCGCACGTGCTCGAGGACGCCGGCGCGCACCTGGTCGTCGACGATCTCGCCGAGCTCGTGCCCGCCGTGGGAACGGGGGAGCGCGGCGCGTACGGCGCCGCGACCGACGGGGAGGCCACCGCATGA